A region from the Deinococcus arcticus genome encodes:
- a CDS encoding glutaredoxin domain-containing protein, with protein sequence MIKMYTTSWCPDCHAAKRALTSKGLAYEEINIEQDEQAAQYVMSVNGGKRSVPTLVHGEVAASLSGFRPQKLDAFLAQAGL encoded by the coding sequence ATGATCAAGATGTACACGACGAGCTGGTGCCCGGATTGCCACGCGGCCAAGCGCGCCCTGACCAGCAAGGGCCTGGCCTACGAGGAAATCAACATTGAGCAGGATGAACAAGCTGCCCAGTACGTGATGAGCGTGAACGGCGGCAAGCGCAGCGTGCCCACGCTGGTGCACGGTGAAGTGGCGGCCAGCCTCAGCGGTTTCCGCCCGCAGAAGCTTGACGCGTTTCTGGCGCAGGCCGGGCTGTAA
- a CDS encoding GNAT family N-acetyltransferase: MPPTVQPLTPAHFTQVRPMLLNMGFVDSEAALAARFPAFCAHPDWAVLGAFAGETLLGYAAAHDTGPDLRSGHAHRTAKLHDLYTAPGARRQGVGRRLMRGVEAWARGRGLRYLYWYANLREATPAYVGMGYVPSEEVQEGYRLFELDFGAENTRRPHPERGQ, from the coding sequence ATGCCCCCCACCGTTCAGCCCCTCACGCCTGCCCACTTCACGCAGGTGCGCCCCATGCTGCTGAACATGGGCTTCGTGGACAGCGAGGCGGCGCTGGCCGCGCGCTTTCCGGCCTTCTGTGCCCACCCCGACTGGGCGGTGCTGGGGGCCTTTGCCGGCGAGACGTTGCTGGGCTACGCCGCCGCGCACGACACCGGGCCGGACCTGCGGTCGGGCCATGCCCACCGCACCGCCAAGCTGCACGACCTGTACACCGCCCCGGGGGCCCGGCGGCAGGGGGTGGGGCGCCGCCTCATGCGCGGGGTGGAAGCCTGGGCCCGGGGACGTGGGCTGCGCTACCTGTACTGGTACGCCAATCTGCGTGAAGCGACTCCCGCCTACGTGGGCATGGGCTACGTCCCCAGCGAGGAGGTGCAGGAGGGCTACCGCCTCTTCGAGCTGGACTTTGGCGCAGAGAACACCCGCCGCCCCCACCCGGAGCGGGGCCAGTGA
- a CDS encoding PH domain-containing protein, which yields MSPVDVAVHTEAIPRWWPWARLALVLPLLVVPALTLGPVLLGLPAYHVQGGQITARSLGARTVIPAGTPVERRPVTLGRKSVGSALPGYAVGLFRTDLGRAQVFSDGSQGAAALVFATRPPTVLTPADPDALLRAWRAGETAAFRPAQPARPGWEALLLLPLLPLVVFLYSRPRVRYLLDGDTLVVKTAGSTTRFPRTGTRATLTTAPLGLRLFGTALPGYYSGTFGTGAIPGGRVQAAAGSNRPAQALLLEAGGRTFYLTPQDPETLAAWFTPAP from the coding sequence ATGTCTCCGGTGGATGTCGCCGTTCATACAGAAGCCATTCCCCGCTGGTGGCCCTGGGCGCGGCTGGCCCTGGTGTTGCCCCTGCTCGTGGTGCCCGCGCTGACCCTGGGCCCGGTGCTGCTGGGGCTACCGGCGTACCATGTGCAGGGCGGCCAGATTACGGCCCGCTCGCTGGGGGCGCGCACCGTCATTCCGGCGGGCACGCCGGTGGAGCGCCGTCCGGTCACCCTGGGTCGCAAATCGGTGGGTTCGGCCCTGCCCGGCTATGCGGTGGGCCTGTTTCGCACCGACCTGGGGCGCGCGCAGGTGTTCAGTGATGGCTCGCAGGGCGCGGCGGCGCTGGTGTTCGCCACCCGGCCCCCCACGGTCCTGACCCCCGCCGACCCGGACGCCCTGCTGCGGGCGTGGCGGGCGGGGGAGACGGCGGCCTTTCGCCCCGCGCAGCCCGCGCGCCCCGGGTGGGAGGCGCTGCTGCTGTTGCCCCTGCTGCCGCTGGTGGTCTTTCTGTACAGCCGGCCCCGGGTGCGCTACCTGCTGGACGGCGACACGCTGGTGGTGAAGACCGCCGGCAGCACCACCCGCTTTCCCCGCACGGGCACGCGCGCCACGCTCACCACCGCGCCGCTGGGTCTGCGGCTGTTCGGCACCGCGCTGCCCGGCTATTACAGCGGCACCTTCGGCACGGGGGCCATCCCCGGTGGCCGGGTCCAGGCCGCCGCCGGAAGCAACCGCCCCGCGCAGGCCCTGCTGCTGGAGGCCGGTGGGCGCACCTTTTACCTCACCCCACAGGACCCGGAAACGCTGGCCGCGTGGTTTACGCCGGCCCCCTGA
- the infC gene encoding translation initiation factor IF-3: MMNIAKEHKVNEQIRVRQIRLIGAEGEQVGIIDTRDAMQMAREAGMDLVMVSPQAVPPVCRLLDYGRFRYEQQQNEKENRKRARAQEVKAIKFRVKIDDHDFNTKTGHVRRFLEEGHKVKVTIMFRGRERTHPELGERILVRVAEVLADVGAPESNPSMMGMDMNMIMTPKAAPAPKKERAAASDDVAPAPTEDSAPAASA, from the coding sequence GTGATGAACATAGCGAAAGAACACAAGGTCAACGAGCAGATTCGCGTGCGCCAGATTCGACTGATTGGCGCGGAAGGCGAGCAGGTGGGCATCATTGACACGCGCGACGCCATGCAGATGGCCCGCGAGGCCGGGATGGACCTCGTTATGGTCAGTCCGCAGGCTGTGCCCCCTGTCTGCCGCCTGCTCGACTATGGCCGGTTCCGCTACGAACAGCAGCAGAACGAGAAGGAAAACCGCAAGCGGGCCCGCGCGCAGGAAGTCAAGGCGATCAAGTTCCGCGTCAAGATTGACGACCACGACTTCAACACCAAAACCGGGCACGTTCGGCGCTTTCTGGAAGAAGGCCACAAGGTCAAGGTCACCATCATGTTCCGTGGCCGCGAGCGCACCCACCCCGAACTGGGTGAGCGCATTCTGGTTCGAGTGGCCGAGGTCCTGGCCGATGTGGGCGCGCCTGAAAGCAACCCCAGCATGATGGGCATGGACATGAATATGATCATGACCCCCAAAGCCGCCCCGGCCCCCAAGAAGGAGCGCGCAGCCGCCTCCGACGACGTGGCCCCGGCGCCCACCGAAGACAGCGCCCCGGCCGCCAGCGCCTGA
- a CDS encoding metallophosphoesterase translates to MWKDLWRVMGVLLVGGLMACAPAVSGPSQAALAAPRVALEAGHPERLRLVVMGDQGTGTETQWQVARAMAAVCAAQGCDLGAALGDNFYPAGPREVTSPLFRERFEVPYGPLGIPFIMVPGNHDESWLWGGDGASPRGAEVQVAYSRVNPQWVMPARQYQASVSGLLDLFVVDTAPLAAYLPSVRPQERPGGPWDAAQRAWLAQAVNQSAARWRLVLGHHPLYSNGKHGDAGAYDHLPFTFQRGGAVQALYAVACGQADLLLSGHDHALQLFAPQPDCPGTWTAVSGAAGEVGGERRGRRPAAFEVYGQPGFLWLEITPQTLTLWAYVVGEGGAVTGTEIARLSKGS, encoded by the coding sequence ATGTGGAAAGATCTGTGGCGCGTGATGGGGGTACTGCTGGTGGGGGGGCTGATGGCCTGCGCTCCGGCCGTCAGCGGCCCGTCTCAGGCCGCTCTGGCCGCGCCGCGCGTGGCCCTGGAAGCGGGCCACCCGGAGCGCCTGCGGCTGGTGGTGATGGGCGACCAGGGCACCGGCACCGAGACCCAGTGGCAGGTGGCCCGGGCCATGGCTGCGGTTTGCGCCGCGCAGGGCTGCGATCTGGGGGCGGCGCTGGGCGACAACTTTTATCCGGCGGGTCCCCGGGAGGTCACTTCGCCCCTGTTCCGCGAGCGCTTTGAGGTGCCGTATGGCCCGCTGGGCATTCCCTTCATCATGGTGCCCGGCAACCACGACGAGTCCTGGCTGTGGGGCGGCGACGGCGCCAGCCCGCGCGGCGCAGAAGTGCAGGTGGCCTACAGCCGCGTCAATCCGCAGTGGGTGATGCCCGCGCGCCAGTATCAGGCCAGCGTGAGCGGGCTGCTGGACCTGTTCGTGGTGGACACCGCCCCGCTGGCCGCCTACCTGCCGTCGGTGCGGCCCCAGGAACGGCCCGGCGGCCCCTGGGACGCGGCGCAGCGGGCCTGGCTGGCGCAGGCAGTGAACCAGAGTGCCGCCCGCTGGCGGCTGGTGCTGGGGCACCATCCCCTGTACAGCAACGGCAAACACGGCGACGCCGGGGCCTATGACCACCTGCCCTTCACCTTTCAGCGGGGCGGCGCGGTGCAGGCGCTGTACGCGGTGGCCTGCGGGCAGGCCGACCTGCTGCTCAGCGGCCACGACCACGCCCTGCAGCTGTTTGCCCCGCAGCCCGACTGCCCGGGCACCTGGACCGCAGTCAGCGGCGCGGCTGGCGAGGTAGGGGGTGAGCGCCGGGGCCGCCGCCCGGCTGCTTTCGAGGTGTACGGTCAACCCGGGTTTCTGTGGCTGGAGATCACCCCACAGACGCTGACCCTCTGGGCCTATGTGGTGGGGGAAGGGGGCGCCGTGACCGGCACCGAGATCGCCCGGCTGAGCAAGGGGTCTTAA
- a CDS encoding phosphotransferase enzyme family protein, giving the protein MSSSFAQLSRSTQVARLRASAQAALRAYPLSVRRLTLLNHGFNTTFRVDAESGERYALRLNVNSRRAPAQLAAEVAWLSALARDTDLTLPVPQPRRDGTLLGEVWNEALGAHLPATLYSWLPGRDLGERATPAQLREVGRAAAILHAHAQTFDLPAGAALLSLRDPLMGMGDNLRPGPLLTEEGLAVVQTVRAQVDAVLGRLYAAQAPRPLHADLHLWNVKWHRGRLSVFDFDDSGLGLPVQDLTISAYYLRPRAELEAALLEGYAAAAPVPGVNAADYETLVAGRAVVLLNDLLVNTNAELQAILPRYVPNSVTKLRAYLDSGVFRHDVPGLLKAEE; this is encoded by the coding sequence ATGTCCAGTTCCTTTGCCCAGCTGTCCCGCTCCACCCAGGTGGCGCGCCTGCGCGCCTCGGCCCAGGCGGCCCTGCGGGCGTACCCGTTGAGCGTGCGGCGCCTGACCCTCCTGAACCACGGCTTCAACACCACCTTCCGGGTGGATGCCGAGAGCGGCGAACGCTACGCCCTGCGCCTGAACGTGAATTCCCGGCGCGCCCCGGCGCAGCTGGCGGCCGAGGTGGCGTGGCTGTCGGCCCTGGCCCGGGACACCGACCTGACGCTGCCGGTGCCCCAGCCCCGCCGCGACGGCACCCTGCTGGGCGAGGTCTGGAACGAGGCGCTGGGCGCGCACCTGCCGGCCACCCTGTATTCCTGGCTGCCGGGGCGCGACCTGGGCGAGAGAGCGACGCCTGCCCAGCTGCGCGAGGTGGGGCGCGCGGCGGCCATCCTGCACGCGCATGCACAGACCTTCGACCTGCCCGCCGGAGCCGCGCTGCTCTCCCTGCGCGATCCCCTGATGGGCATGGGCGACAATCTGCGGCCCGGCCCGCTGCTGACCGAGGAGGGTCTGGCGGTGGTTCAGACCGTGCGCGCCCAGGTGGACGCCGTGCTGGGCCGCCTGTACGCCGCGCAGGCCCCGCGCCCCCTGCACGCGGATCTGCACCTGTGGAACGTGAAGTGGCACCGGGGCCGCCTGAGCGTGTTTGATTTCGATGACTCTGGCCTGGGGTTGCCGGTGCAGGACCTGACCATCAGCGCGTATTACCTGCGGCCCAGGGCCGAGCTGGAAGCCGCCCTGCTGGAAGGCTACGCCGCTGCCGCCCCAGTGCCTGGCGTGAACGCGGCCGACTACGAAACCCTGGTGGCCGGGCGGGCGGTGGTGCTGCTGAACGACCTGCTGGTGAACACGAACGCCGAGTTGCAGGCCATCCTGCCGCGCTACGTGCCCAACAGCGTCACCAAGCTGCGCGCTTACCTGGACAGCGGCGTGTTCCGTCACGACGTGCCGGGTCTGCTGAAAGCAGAAGAGTAA
- a CDS encoding DUF805 domain-containing protein gives MNEYMKVLKNNYANFRGRARRREYWMFTLINTIIMVLLALPWYPAYMSSVSQGETGLPIGLGGVAGIFALLYVLYALAIFLPSLAVSVRRLHDTGKSGWWYLLNLIPFGSIVILVFMVLDSEPRANKWGPNPKGLDTGAAPAANW, from the coding sequence ATGAACGAATACATGAAGGTGCTCAAGAACAATTACGCCAACTTCCGGGGCCGCGCCCGCCGCCGTGAATACTGGATGTTCACGCTGATCAACACGATCATCATGGTGCTGCTGGCCCTGCCCTGGTATCCGGCTTACATGTCGTCCGTCTCGCAGGGCGAAACTGGCCTGCCGATCGGTCTGGGCGGCGTGGCGGGCATCTTTGCCCTGCTGTACGTGCTGTACGCACTGGCCATCTTCCTGCCCTCTCTGGCCGTGTCTGTGCGCCGACTGCACGACACTGGCAAGAGCGGCTGGTGGTACCTGCTGAACCTCATTCCGTTCGGCAGTATCGTCATTCTGGTGTTTATGGTGCTGGACAGTGAACCCCGCGCCAACAAGTGGGGCCCCAACCCCAAGGGGCTGGACACCGGCGCCGCGCCCGCTGCCAACTGGTAA
- a CDS encoding GNAT family N-acetyltransferase — protein sequence MTWTAHLTPRASITPELERGLRALLQAAYPQWADFWAGTSFWGSEPEWHLWLAGPGGSPMAQLGFGRRAAEVGGQAVMLAGVGGVATHPDWQGRGLGRQLLGELAAVLHTQALTDFAFLQCREEVAPFYERGGFTRVQGPAHYLDPDEDRWVTNAGPTLILPVRRALSDWPPGTVHLRGLPW from the coding sequence GTGACCTGGACGGCGCACCTCACCCCGCGCGCCAGCATCACCCCAGAGCTGGAGCGGGGCCTGCGCGCCCTGCTGCAGGCCGCCTACCCGCAGTGGGCTGATTTCTGGGCCGGCACCTCCTTCTGGGGCAGCGAGCCAGAGTGGCACCTGTGGCTGGCGGGGCCGGGCGGCTCGCCCATGGCCCAGCTGGGGTTTGGGCGGCGCGCGGCAGAGGTGGGCGGGCAGGCCGTCATGCTGGCCGGGGTGGGCGGGGTCGCCACGCACCCGGACTGGCAGGGGCGCGGGCTGGGCCGGCAGCTCCTGGGGGAACTGGCCGCGGTGTTGCACACCCAGGCCCTGACCGACTTCGCCTTTCTGCAGTGCCGCGAAGAGGTGGCTCCTTTTTACGAGCGCGGCGGCTTTACCCGGGTGCAGGGCCCCGCCCACTACCTGGACCCGGACGAGGACAGGTGGGTGACCAACGCCGGGCCCACGCTGATTCTGCCGGTGCGCCGCGCCCTGAGCGACTGGCCGCCCGGCACCGTGCATCTGCGGGGCCTGCCCTGGTGA